In Risungbinella massiliensis, the genomic stretch CTGCTTTAGGACTAGGAATTATCCTTGGATTTGCTTTGCAATTTAGTTATGGTGCAAAATCGGAAATAATTAAATCAACCATTGATTGGTTTAATATTGTAGGAAAAGGCTATGTCAGCCTGTTGCAAATGTTGGTAATACCACTTGTCTTTATCTCCATTCTTTCTGCTTTTACTAAATCAAAACTATCTAAGAATACAGGGAAAGTCAGCGCCCTGATTATCGCTGTGTTATTAATTACCACCGCTATTTCAGCAGCTGTTGGGATTGGGGCTGCATTGGGCTTTGATCTGAAAGCAATTGACATTAGTACAACAGATGTAGAACTGGATAGAGGAAAAGAAATCCAAGAAACATTTGGTGAAATAGAGGATCAAACATTCCCACAAAAAATGTTAGAGTTACTTCCAGCTAATCCATTCTTAGACTTTACAGGGGCTCGTTCCACTTCCACTATTGCAGTCGTAATCTTTGCAGCTATTTTAGGAACTGCTTTTCTAGGAGTACAAAAGAAAAACAAAGAGCATGCTGATCTATTTGCAAAAGCGGTAGATGTACTCTACTCTATCGTCATGCGCATGGTCACGATTATCCTACGGCTTACTCCATATGGTGTATTAGCGATCATGATCAAAGCGGTCGCCACAACTGATTTGGATTCTGTCGTAAAATTAGGGAAGTTCGTCGTCGCATCCTACATTGCATTGATTGTGATGTTTATCATTCATCTGTTAATCTTGATGATCGCTGGACTAAATCCTATTACTTATATTAAAAAAATCATGCCTGTCCTTACCTTTGCCTTCACATCTCGTTCTAGTGCTGGAACCTTGCCTCTCAACGTGGATACACAAACGAAACGTTTGGGAGTTCCTGAAGGGATCGCCAACTTGGCAGGTTCACTAGGACTGTCTATCGGACAAAACGGTTGTGCTGGGATATATCCTGCTATGCTAGCCATCATGATCGCACCAACCGTTGGGATTGATCCATTAAGCCCTTCCTTCATTCTGTCTCTTATCGCAATTGTAGCGATCAGTTCATTTGGTGTCGCAGGAGTTGGGGGTGGAGCAACCTTTGCCGCGATCTTAGTCTTGTCCGCTCTAGACCTTCCTGTTGCGTTAGCTGGGTTGCTCATCTCTGTCGAACCGTTAATTGACATGGGACGTACCGCACTAAACGTAAGTGGAAGCATGGTATCAGGTGTTATTACGAGCCGTGTAACCAAAGAACTCGATGCGGATGCTTACAACGCTGAGTCTCAAGAAGTTATAGCAGAACAATCTGCAACCGTATAATTGGTTAATGAAAACAAACCCGTTATCTTGTATATGATAACGGGTTTGTTTATTAGGATGAAAAGAACATCGGCCGATTTTGAAGCTATCTCTCTAATAAATGGAAAAATGACTTGAGAACCACATGGGAATGCCACGTTTATATTTTCCTGATCGGTAATTGCCAATTTGAATACACTTCAAGGGTTTACTTATTTTGTCCGCGGCCTACGCTTTTCAAGCATGATGGAGTCGCAAGTGTTCATCTTCCTGTATAACCAATGATTTGGGTTTTCAATATATGCATCCGTAAGTCATTTTGGTGTTTATTGAACAGATCCTACCAAATTTGGCTTCGCTACCTCTCCCCCGTATGGGTTCGCCGACGGCGCCGACCGTGGACTCAGTCCCGGGACACAATTTCCAAAGCAATGGGGGCTGCCGAGTCGAGTTCGATAGCGAACCCTTTGCCCCTATCTTCATCCTCCTCGTCTGTCTCCTCCGATTGATTAACGTGGAGCACGACGAGCGTCGTATGCGGGCGGGGAAGCCAACCGATGTCCGCCAGAGGGTCGTGGTGGATGACGTCGACGACATGTACGAGCGTCTCTGGGATGCCAACGAGACAGGTGTCTCCAGGTACCAGATGTTGGGGCTCAGGATCAGTGTGGAACAGCCCCAACAACCACTCGTACGAATTCGGGTCGGTTGGGAACACCACCTGTCCGTTCCATCCGTACTTTGAGTCGGGATCGATCTCGCCCCATGGCCAGTCGATGGTCACATAGAAGCTCGAGACCTCTGCAACCAGTGCGGTGGTCGGTGGGCAAGTCACTCGCAGTACGTCCCCCACCCGATAGTCTTGTTGGGGGATCCCTTCACTAACTGCCTTTCTCTCCAAAGGCGCTCCTCCACATAGTTATTCTAATTTCAAAAAAACCTCCCTGAAAAGTCCGCAATGGCCAAAGAACGAATATCACTTTTTTGAAAGACTTTACAGCAAAAGCATTACCTTTTTTTCATAAGGCTTATCGTAGTAGCGCCCTGTCGTTAGTTGTTCAATGTAGGGGCGAATCAGATCGGCCTGAGTAGAGTGAAAGGATTCTTCACCGTATCGTTGGATCCATTTCTGCTGCAGCTCCACAATACGGATATCCTGTTTCAGTGCGATCTTGAAAAAAGGAGTAATGACCAGTTTCTTTATAAAGTTTGGAACAATTCCCCGTTTGACGGTAACGATGGCATAGATATCTTGAACCGATTCGGAAGTGAGGCGGGTGACCGCTGTGATCATCATGGATAAACCCTTTTTAGAGCGATATTCAATTTGGGCGATACCCGGCATAAAAAATCTCCCGTAACTCGTCTGGCGATCGCGTTCAAGCAGTTGGGAAATCAAGCCTGCCTGCTTTGATTCTCCGCTGTATTCAATCTCAACGCTGTCGCGGTAAGCGGTAAGTTTGGCGTTAACTTTCTGCCGGTTCTTGTCTGTGCGTATAAGTCCAGCATGGATATAGTGTGTATGCGTCGCATCCAGGAAATTTTCTACTGTGTTAAGTAGATTCCCTTTTACAGAGGTGCGCCAGATAAATGAATACAGGGAGGGATCATTTAGAAAGGACAAATCAAAAGGCTGATTGGTTTCGGAATCAGGAAGATCTTCGTCTATCACTTCTGTCGTGGCGTCGATATCTTCGGACAGTCTGACCCAAATAAAACCATCTTGTTGTCTGACCGGCACAGCCGTCGTGCTTGTATGTGTTCCATGTGTATATTCACAAAGACCCGGTACGCGTTGGCATACTCCTTCGCTGTCAAACTCCCAGCCATGGTAAGGGCAGACTAGCATATCCTCTTTCACCCAACCTGCAGATAAAGGAACATTCCGGTGCGGACAACGATCCACTAACGCATGAACTCCCTGCTCCGTTCGAAACAGAACAATCGGTTTATCGAGCACTGTAACTCCTAAAGGCTTACGTCCCAGCTCGCTATCTTGGCAGGCCACGAGCCAATGGTTTCTCATCACTTTTTTCATATGTACGTAATGGTGCTTCATAGTTGATACTTCCTCATGATTGGAGCTCCCAATTTATTTAGTAGTGAACTTAAAAATGTCCAGACCATCTTTCTGGAAGCTGGCAAATGTCTAGCATAGACAGCACTGTATTCAATCGCGGGCTTTCCGCCACGGAGTCGTTTAAAGTTGGCGGCCCCCGAGCTTAAATGAAGCAACTGGCCTCGCTCTGCTGCTTCCTGCAAAACGATTGACATTAGCATCCGGTACAGACCCATCTGCTGCGGAAGTGTTGTTTCGTAACCGACAAGCGGCACTGTTATCACATCTCCTCTGATAAAACAGCCAACAATGCCTTGTAGGATACCGTCCCCATCTCGAAGCCCTCTCATCTGGAGCAACTTTTGTTTGTGTGCGTTTTCGATATATGCCGTCGTAAACTGCGGATTTATAGGGGAGTATTTATCAATATAGAGAAGGTCGTAAAGCTCTTTGATCCTCAGATAATCATCTGGATGAATCTCATCGTGTCCGACGATAGTAAACGGGGCTTTTTCCAACAACTTGCGATCCCACACATTATTTTGTTTTCGCAAATAAGCGGGTGCTCTACCATCGAAAAAATATACTTGCCTGCTTGGGACCATCATATAATCCAAACGGAGCAAATTATGGATCATCTCCGCATTCGTCACATTATTTAATGAACGAAAAATTAGGGCATAATCCGAAAATTCTTCTGTTAAGCAGTTTGTTATATGTTCAAGTTCTTCTCTTTCAATCGGTTCATATAAATTGGTAGATAGAAGCCAGTTGTTAAGGTGAACATTTTGATCAATTTTTGCCTTTTTTAGCAATGGTGAAATTGAGCCAATTACAGCGCCCAGTCCTTTTTGCAGAAAACGGCTTCGTAACAAATACAATTCCTCAAGAGCATAGCGGATATAGGTTGAATATGGTGAACACACATATGAATTATCATACTCCGAAACATTAATGGTGATTGGTAGGAGGTGTTTGCCTGCTCGCAACAGTTGAACATCAGTCTGCACATTGCGGACATACACCTCAGCCCCTTCCCTAATAAGCGGCAAAGTATATGCTGTTTCCATCCTCCACCGATCCTCATGATGCAATGTTTGCAAATCGGGATGGTCATTTCCGATTCTTTCCATCTTCATTTTTATATCTTCTCTCCGTCCCACTCAATATTCGATGTAGCTGCATCCTTGAGGCTAACCCGTTTTGAAAAGCTGTCATACACCGTTTCAAGCAGGCTCAGGAAATGATAGATTATCACACGTGAATCGCGTCGGTCGTACAGCACATCATCCGCGTTTGCAAAATCCCTCGCCCAACGGCGTAATCCATTTACACCATGATACAAAGGACGGAGTAGCATCACATAGCCAATCATTTTCGGTTTCGGAGCCGTATGGTGGCGAATCATTGCTTCCTCCCCCGGCAAAAATGGAGAAACAAGCTCTTTTTGTGACAGAAAATGAAGCCCGCTTGTGGTACGGGGGTTGCACTCCAACACATACAGGGTTCCATCTGGCGATTTCATGAAGTCAAATGCCAAATGACCGGTAAATTGGAGCTTTTTCGCAATTTCTGAGGAAAATTGCTCCATTTCCAGATCCTTGACAGGCTGAAAATAGTAACCAGATGCCTTGCCCATTCGATATGCCGGCCGATAGCATGCATGAGCTTTTATGTTGCCATCCACAGCCAGATGATAACTGCAGTATTCCTCGCCCTGTATGTATTTCTGGGCGATCCAAGGATTGCTCGGATTGGGCTGAATCTGCCGAAGTTGGGAAAGGTCAGGTCCAAACAAGTTGTGAGCGGCAAAACGGCCGTATACTGGCTTAAATACATATTGTGCTGTAGAACCTTCAAACTGCTTCAGATCTTCTGCTGATTGCAAAAGAAACGTGGCAGGAGCTTGTACCCGGCATTCACTAGCAAGGCGCGAAAACTCCCATTTATTATGAAGGCAGTTCAGCTTTTCGAAGGAATCGCAAAAAACCTCACAATAGGTACTGAGCTTGTTCAGGCTACGCCCGATAAAGAAAATTTCTTCGCTGCTAGGCATTAACAGATCAATACGGTACTGTTGAATGATCTGAATCAATCCGTCGATGAACCCGTCGTAATTTTCTTTTGGGGATGGCAGAAGAAATGATCGAGTTACCGTGTTGGACCCCCTACAGACAGGATATCTCACACAATCTGCTACATAAACATCCCATCCTGATCGTCTAAATAGACGCGCCATCTCTAAAGCAGTATAGGATCGGGAGCCTGTAATCAGCATCCTCATCAATCATCACTCCACCTCACTAGATTATTCAACGCATCCACACAATTTTATAATAGTCATATATATTAACATTTTTCTCACTCAAGGTATTATTACAGATATACGGATATAGATTGTGGTTTGTTCAGTATTGCGGCCTGCTATAAATATATTAGCATCCTTATTGAATTCGAAGAAAGGAATTTTATGATGTACCAATAAGTTGTTTTTTTAAATATATGCAACTAGTTTCTAGTAAAAAGACTATCTACTTAATAGTAGATAGCCTTAAAATCGATTATGCTGTTTTAGCAATCTTTTTACTTAACCAGTCTTTTCCTTCCACCAAACGAGTAATCAACATACTTGTCACCGTGTTACCAGTGGAGTTGAGCATGGTCGCTGGTGGATCGATAATCGTAGAGATCGCAGCAATAATTGGTAGCGCCTCTGGTGGGAAACCATACAGCGATAGGATCAATAGCTCTCCGATCAATCCACCACTTGGAATTGCCCCCATGACCGTACCAACCAAAATCCCTACTCCTAAAGCAGTTAACCAATCTGTTGGTTGATTAAAATCCATTCCGAATACTCCAAATAAGAAAGCGATCTTTAGCACTCCACCCATTACCGATCCATCTTTGTGGATATTAGCTCCAAGTGGAACAGATGTTTCGCTAATATCGTTTGGAACGCCCATCTTGCGGGTTGCTTCTAAGTTAACGGGAATCGAAGCAGCACTACTACAAGTAGCCAATGAGGTAATGGTAGGAGAAAGAGAATTTTTCCAGAACGTGCGCACTCCCAATCCTTTTCCTGCCATAAATGCATAAAGCGTAAAGAAGACAAAGAAATAGATCAAAGAGAGTGGATAATAGATGAGCACTGCACGGAAGTAGTTCCCTAGTAAAGTAGGGCCAAACTCGCCCACCAATGCAGCAAAAAAGGCTCCTAATCCAATAGGAGCATAGTACATAACGAGAGTGACAATCTTCATCATCACTTCCGAACCGGAGGAGAGGAACTTAGCAAATGGCTTTCCCTTTTCTCCTGCCAAAGAGACCGCGACTCCTAGTAAAATGGAGAATAAGATCAACTGTAGCATATGATCTTTTGAGAATAGTGATCCGAAGTTAGAGACCGTAACGGTTTGTACTAATTGGTCAGCTAATGTAGTTTCTTCTACAGATTCTGGTTTCTCTAGCGGAATGTTTACTCCTTGTGCTGGTGGATATAGAACAACTGCTGCCAGCATCACTAAGCCAGATAAAACTCCAGTTAGAAGAAATGCTCCCATCATCCGAGACATAATCCGCCCCAGACGTTTTAAGCCACTCATTTGCGCAATAGAGGATGAAATGGTAAAGAAGACAAGTGGAATCACAACCGTAAACATCAAATTAAGAAAAATATCGCCGAATGGTTTTAAAACAGTAGCTTCTTCCCCTAGCCATATTCCTAGTAAGGCACCTATTACAATAGAAGATAGTAAAATCAATGAGAACCTATACGCTTTCAAACCTGCACCCCCTAATATCATAAAACTCAACTCATTTTACAATAATATGTATATATTTTAAAACAAAATAAACTAGTATTTGTTATTTCTTTTATAAGAGTGATTTTGTCTTAACTAGACATTCCAACTTTCATTTCCATCCATATATGTTTATATGTTTCTTGTTATCTTCCGAAAACTTGGACATTCCACTCGAAACAGGTACAATGAGAACATTATGCTTTTGTTAAGATAAAGGAGTCGAACATATGAAACGCGTTCGCAAGCTATTCCTGGCCAATATTCCGTTTTTTGTTTTCTTTGTCTCGCTTATCATTTTGAATCACTATGTTCCGTTTTTCGGGGATGATTTTCGTTATGCTACATACTATGGACTAGATTCAAACTTTAATGGTAGACCTCTCACTTTTGAGAACGTCTGGGAAAGCCAACTATATGACTATTTTCATTTTAATGGGCGTTTTTTTGTTAACTATGCAACAGTTTGGGTCCTTACTGCAGGTATCGAAGTGTGGAGAGTACTGAATCCATTTCTTCTCACGTGCCTTGCTTACGCCATCTTTTACACAGTCTATGTTCGATTTCCTAAAAAAGAGGATCTTTCTGTAACTTCTATTCTAGTATCTCTATTCTTTCTCTGTAACATCTATATCACGAGACAAACAATTCAATACGCAGTCGGATCGTTTAATTACGTATATCCGATGCTCTTTCTCTTTCTACTTATTTGTTTCTATCGAAGAAGAGATCTCAATCAACCTATGCATTTGTGGGCCATTCCACTTTGGGTACTAGTTGGATTCCTAGCTGGCTGGTCTCAAGAACAAATTGGTGCCTTAGCCATAGGATTTACAGGAGTTTGGTGGATTCGCCATCTCTGGCTCAAGCGCCCCTTTTCCTGGGCAACTTTGATCGTCGCTATCTTTTCCCTTCTTGGCGCTGCGGGACTCTTTTTCTCTCCAGGATCTGAACGACGCGCCTCTGCCAATGCTGACTTTTATCAGCTACCTATTTGGCAAAAAATCGCTACTTCCCTACCGGATGTGATACGCTTCTTTTTGTTTCAGCAGACAGTCTATCTCTTGCTATTTGGTATTTTGGCGGGTATCTTTTTCTATCAACAATCGAAACGACGCCTAGCGATTTTTCTTTGGATCGCAATTACTCCTACTTTTTTCTTTTTAGAAATGATGTCCGAAACGTCTCTTTATCAAGCCGTTTTACATCACCCAAGTTGGATGATCTCATACGGTTCTTTTTTATTTCTTTTGTTTTTCATTGTCGGCATCCTAATCGCTCGTACACACCAAAACTACATACCACTTGCTCTAACAATTGGTTTTCTCGCAGCAGACTTGATGATGACCCTAACTGCTGGAGCTACTGGAGGGAGAGTTGCTTTTCCTGCTATCCCCCTCGCAATAGCACTTCTCCTCTATCTATTCAAACACCTACGTCCTAATATAATACGCACTGGGTGGATGATATTATTTATCGGATATGCCGTCTTTCAATATGGACGATTAGTCGGAAATTATGAACTGAATGCCCATATTCATCGGGAACGCCAACAGATTCTCGAGGTCCATCGTGGCATGCAACAAGGAGTGATCCAAGTTCCTGCACTTCCCAATGCCTATTTTGCTGCCTATGAACTCGATGAACACTATTGGTTGATTCGAGCAGTACGCGATCATTACCAACTAGGACCGGGTGTTCATATCCAACTCGTGGATGGGAAGAGATAACACTTGGGTTTGTTGACAATGCGTTATATCATGGTTTAAGAGTGAGATATAAGAAGAGTTTAAGAAAGGGATATACGATGACTGCAAACTATCAAGTACTTCTTTACTACCAATACACTCATATAGAAGATCCAAAGAAACTGGTAGTAGAACAAAAAGAACTATGTCAAAAGCTCAACTTAAAAGGACGAATTTTAATCGCTGAAGAAGGGTTAAACGGAACCGTTTCTGGAACCATGGAGGAAACTACACGGTATATGGAAGAAATGCATCAACATCCTTTATTCGAAAATATGCCGTTTAAAATAGATTTACACGATGGACACGCCTTTAAAAAACTAACCGTTAAACAGCGTCCAGAGATCGTAGCTTGGCATATGAATGATCAGAAGGTCGACCCTAATCAGTTAACAGGTGTCCATCTCTCTCCAAGCCAGTGGTACCAAGCAATGACCGAAGAGGATGTTATCGTGATTGACGGTCGTAATGATTTTGAATATGATCTTGGACATTTTCGCGGGGCGATCCGACCAGATGTATCTACTACTCGAGAGTTTCCAGAGTGGATTCGTCAACATAAAGAAGACTGGAAAGACAAAAAAATCCTCACCTATTGTACAGGTGGAATTCGATGTGAAAAATTGAGTGGAGTCCTTCTTCAAGAAGGATTGGAAAAGGTATATCAGTTAGATGGTGGTATCGTAACCTACGGCAAAGACCCAAACGTGCAAGGGGCCTTATTCGATGGTCAATGTTACGTGTTCGATGATCGGATCTCCGTGCCAATCAATCAGAAAGAACATGTTATAGTTGGCAAATGTCATCATTGTGGATCACCAGCAGAAAAATACCTCAACTGCCGATATGATCCTTGCGATCGTCGTCATCTGGTCTGCCCTGATTGCGAATCAATCCACGGGGGGTATTGTTCCAACTCCTGCCGTAGTCAAGATACAACCACATCAAACTAGATATGATTTCGCCTCGAAGTGCTAAATGCTTCAAGGCTTCTTCTTTGTTTGGAAAATAAAATTAGGTGGCATTGGTTAGAATGACACAGATTAGGTTTAGAGGAGTATAGCATCATGACCAAGTGGTATCGACCCCAACTTACCCCGACCCAGTATCTTTTATCTGGCTTTTTTCTTATTATTTGGATTGGGGCTATCTTGCTTAACCATCCGATCAGCTCATCGGATGGTAACAGCATTGGCATCTTAAATGCCTTATTTACCTCCACTTCAGCAGTTTGCCTCACTGGTCTCGCTGTAGTGGATACTGGATCCACATTTAGCTTAATTGGTCAGATCTTCCTCCTCATTTTGGTGCAAATAGGTGGATTGGGTTTTATGACATTTGCTGCTCTATTTGCTGTCCTTTTAAAGAAAAAGATCGGACTTCGTAGTAGGTTACTCATCCAACAATCAACACAATCAATCTCGTCGCAAGGAATGGTACGTTTAGTCAAAAGGATTCTTTTTGTTGCGGTTTGTCTAGAGGGTCTGGGTACTATACTTCTTACTGCTTGGTGGCTCCCAGAGTATGGACTAGCTAAAGCATTCTATCATGCGCTGTTTCATTCCATCTCTGCATTTAACAACGCAGGCTTTTCCCTTTGGAGCGACAGCATGATGGGCCATGTAGGAGATCCTGTAGTGAATCTCATTATTATGTCTCTCTTCTTCATTGGAGGTATGGGATTCCTTGTCATCTTAGATATCTGGCACAAACGAAAATGGCGACCTCTCACGCTCCAAAGTAAAATTATTTTATCAGGGTCCCTGGTATTAACCATATTGGGAGTAATCGTGGTCACAGGCCTTGAATATACGAATCCTAAAACACTAGGAAGTATGGACACATCGCATAAACTATGGGGTGGTTTTTTCCAGGGGATTACTCCCCGATCCGCAGGATTTAACTCAATAGCAATTCATGATATGAAGCCTTCTACTCAGTTTTTTCTTATTATCTTGATGTTTATTGGGGCCGGTTCCGGATCTACAGGAGGTGGGATCAAGATCAATACAGCTGCTGTCCTGCTCGTCGCTGTTTGGTCACTTATTCGAGGAAATGAAGACGTACAACTATTCAAGAGAAGAATCGGACTTCCTAATATTTTCCAAGCTTTAGCGGTGGTCGTCATCGCAGCAAGTTTGGTTCTTCTCATAACCTTTGCACTCTCCATAACAGAAAAACCAGAAACAGACTTTCTTACCATCCTATTTGAGGCTACATCAGCTGTCAGTACCGTCGGGCTTAGTATGGGATTAACAACGGAGCTCTCCCCTGCTGGTAAAGTATTGCTGATTCTTGCTATGTATATTGGTAAGCTAGGGACCTTAACTGCTGCTTATGCCCTTGCGAAAAAACAACTATCTAGTAGGTTCCGCTACCCTCAAGAAAAGGTATTGATCGGATAAATTCTTTTATTATTCTTAGCCAAGTATACTTTATGTGTATTTGGCTTTCATTTTTTATCGTACGATGGAGATAAATAGGATAGGTCGAGAAGTTTATCTGGTACAAGTAAGGATTAAATCTTCTTTGAGTTTTTTGATAGGTTTTATTGTTTGTATCTCAAACTAGTTTAAATATTATTTTCAAATTCATATATTATCTGATTCTATAACTATGTTTTTTATTTCCCTTTTCTATTCTCATAACATTTATTGCATCTTCTTAACCTTGTAATCTGTAGGAAGAACTTAAAAAATAAAATAGTATACCTTACTCTCCCCTGTTTGAAACCATTCTTGTATGGGAAACAGTAATTGGTAATAATAATAAACCCATATACAGAAAAAGGAGACCAAAATGGATACATTTCAGTACTATAACCCAACTAAATTAATCTTTGGGAGAAATACACTAGCTTCTTTAGAACAAGAAGTACCTGTTTACGGAAAGAAAGTGCTGTTGGTATACGGTGGTGGTAGTATCAAACGGAACGGGATCTATGACCGTACCGTTCAACTACTAGAAGGAAAAGGAATTCAACTGTTTGAGCTATCTGGAATTGAACCAAACCCTCGTCTCATTACTGTACATAAAGGCATTGAGATCTGCAAAACGGAAGGAATCGATTTTATCCTTGCAGTTGGTGGTGGTAGCGTTATTGATGCTACCAAAGCGATTGCAGCAGGTGCTAAATTTGATGGAGAAATCTGGGATGTCATCACTAAAAAAGAGACGATTTCAGATGCCTTACCTTTTGGAACGGTCCTCACCCTTGCTGCGACTGGTTCCGAGATGAACTCAGGTTCAGTTATTACCAACTGGGAAACCAACGAAAAAATTGGTTGGGGATCACCTCACGTCTTCCCGAAATTCAGCATTCTAGATCCTGTTCATACCTTCTCTGTTCCACGTGATCAAACAGTCTATGGAATCGTTGACATCATGTCTCATGTGTTGGAACAATACTTTAGCGTCTCACCAAACACTCCATTAAACGAGCGTTTTGCAGAGTCGATCCTCACTACCGTAATGGAAGCAGCACCACGTCTTGTAGAGAATCTCGAAGATTATCAACTTCGTGAGACCATCCTCTATTCAGGTACAATGGCCTTAAACGGAACTCTCTCGATGGGAATGATAGGAGATTGGGGTACACACAAAATTGAACATGCTGTCTCTGCTGTATACGATATTCCTCATGGTGGTGGACTTGCAATCATCTTTCCAAACTGGATTCGCTACAATCTCCCAGCAACTGCTCCTAAGATGAAGCAGTTAGCCATCCGGGTATTTGGTGTGGATCCAACTGATAAATCTGATAAAGAAATCGCAGAAGAAGGTATTGAGCGTCTACGTGAGTTTTGGTCCAGCATCGGAGCACCTGCTCATCTATCTGAATATCAAATAGATGATAGCAAAGTGGACCTGATGGCAAGTAGAGGAGTTATCAATGGGAAAGTCGGTAACGTATTTCATTTAAATGAATCTCAAGTGGCAGATATCTTACGTATGAGCTTATAACTTAAAAGCAGAGAGACTATCAGTCTCCCTGCTTTTTTCATTTTCTGTCACTTTCCTATGCTAATTTCACTATTACAATATGATTATAATAAGAACAAAGGTGGGATGATCATGATACAAATCCGAAAAGCCGTCCCGACAGACATCGACGGAATC encodes the following:
- the trhO gene encoding oxygen-dependent tRNA uridine(34) hydroxylase TrhO yields the protein MTANYQVLLYYQYTHIEDPKKLVVEQKELCQKLNLKGRILIAEEGLNGTVSGTMEETTRYMEEMHQHPLFENMPFKIDLHDGHAFKKLTVKQRPEIVAWHMNDQKVDPNQLTGVHLSPSQWYQAMTEEDVIVIDGRNDFEYDLGHFRGAIRPDVSTTREFPEWIRQHKEDWKDKKILTYCTGGIRCEKLSGVLLQEGLEKVYQLDGGIVTYGKDPNVQGALFDGQCYVFDDRISVPINQKEHVIVGKCHHCGSPAEKYLNCRYDPCDRRHLVCPDCESIHGGYCSNSCRSQDTTTSN
- a CDS encoding TrkH family potassium uptake protein, whose product is MTKWYRPQLTPTQYLLSGFFLIIWIGAILLNHPISSSDGNSIGILNALFTSTSAVCLTGLAVVDTGSTFSLIGQIFLLILVQIGGLGFMTFAALFAVLLKKKIGLRSRLLIQQSTQSISSQGMVRLVKRILFVAVCLEGLGTILLTAWWLPEYGLAKAFYHALFHSISAFNNAGFSLWSDSMMGHVGDPVVNLIIMSLFFIGGMGFLVILDIWHKRKWRPLTLQSKIILSGSLVLTILGVIVVTGLEYTNPKTLGSMDTSHKLWGGFFQGITPRSAGFNSIAIHDMKPSTQFFLIILMFIGAGSGSTGGGIKINTAAVLLVAVWSLIRGNEDVQLFKRRIGLPNIFQALAVVVIAASLVLLITFALSITEKPETDFLTILFEATSAVSTVGLSMGLTTELSPAGKVLLILAMYIGKLGTLTAAYALAKKQLSSRFRYPQEKVLIG
- a CDS encoding iron-containing alcohol dehydrogenase, with protein sequence MDTFQYYNPTKLIFGRNTLASLEQEVPVYGKKVLLVYGGGSIKRNGIYDRTVQLLEGKGIQLFELSGIEPNPRLITVHKGIEICKTEGIDFILAVGGGSVIDATKAIAAGAKFDGEIWDVITKKETISDALPFGTVLTLAATGSEMNSGSVITNWETNEKIGWGSPHVFPKFSILDPVHTFSVPRDQTVYGIVDIMSHVLEQYFSVSPNTPLNERFAESILTTVMEAAPRLVENLEDYQLRETILYSGTMALNGTLSMGMIGDWGTHKIEHAVSAVYDIPHGGGLAIIFPNWIRYNLPATAPKMKQLAIRVFGVDPTDKSDKEIAEEGIERLREFWSSIGAPAHLSEYQIDDSKVDLMASRGVINGKVGNVFHLNESQVADILRMSL